A portion of the Candidatus Pristimantibacillus lignocellulolyticus genome contains these proteins:
- a CDS encoding Ger(x)C family spore germination C-terminal domain-containing protein, translating into MYENFKQGEISINLKEISEESEHVMLSSLNSKRDIKVTSNLEKNHFTVDISLNIKGAILEYVGDLRLANDKDIKELEGIVSQYVNEQAKIMIKEMQKNNVDSLGMGKYVRNSLTYNQWSNLVWHDHYPNVEVLCNTKVSIKDYGKFGN; encoded by the coding sequence TTGTACGAAAACTTTAAACAGGGCGAAATAAGTATCAACTTAAAGGAGATAAGTGAAGAAAGTGAACATGTAATGCTCAGCAGTTTAAACAGTAAACGTGATATTAAAGTAACATCTAATCTTGAAAAAAATCATTTTACAGTTGATATAAGTTTGAATATTAAAGGTGCTATTTTGGAGTATGTTGGTGATCTTCGTCTAGCAAATGACAAGGATATAAAAGAACTAGAAGGTATTGTATCTCAATACGTCAATGAGCAAGCGAAAATAATGATTAAAGAAATGCAAAAAAATAATGTTGATAGTTTAGGTATGGGAAAGTACGTAAGGAATTCACTTACTTACAATCAGTGGAGTAACTTAGTTTGGCACGATCATTATCCCAATGTAGAGGTACTCTGCAATACAAAGGTATCAATTAAGGATTATGGAAAATTTGGAAATTAA
- a CDS encoding Ku protein encodes MHTVWKGAISFGLVHVPVKMHSATEDKDIHFRQLHKECGMPIAYEKKCPHCSKDVLAEDIVKGFEYDKDKFVIVNETELESIKPESARIIKILDFVELTDIDPIYYEKPYYLSPDMTGAGAYNLLMEAIKRTGKIGIAKISIRSKSNLAAIRVVDNCLCLETMHFPDEIRAINQVPNLPQAVEVNDKELQMAITLVEQLSEKFDASKYTDEYRVALTELIEQKIAGESIDVINAPSATKSNVIDLMAALQASLEVTKPQPPTPSPKRKKRTKKENVS; translated from the coding sequence GCTTTGGATTAGTACATGTACCCGTAAAAATGCACTCAGCTACTGAGGACAAGGATATACACTTTAGACAACTTCATAAAGAATGTGGGATGCCCATCGCATATGAGAAAAAATGTCCACATTGTTCTAAGGATGTTCTAGCTGAGGATATTGTAAAAGGGTTTGAATATGACAAAGATAAGTTTGTGATTGTAAATGAAACAGAATTAGAATCAATAAAACCTGAGTCAGCTCGTATTATTAAAATACTTGATTTTGTTGAGTTAACAGATATCGATCCAATTTATTATGAAAAACCTTACTACTTATCGCCTGATATGACAGGTGCAGGGGCATACAATTTGCTAATGGAAGCGATAAAGCGAACAGGTAAGATCGGTATAGCTAAAATATCAATACGAAGTAAAAGTAACTTAGCAGCCATACGAGTCGTAGATAATTGTCTATGTCTAGAAACCATGCATTTTCCGGACGAAATTCGAGCTATAAATCAGGTACCAAACTTACCTCAAGCAGTAGAAGTTAACGATAAAGAATTGCAAATGGCTATCACATTAGTAGAACAACTAAGTGAAAAATTTGACGCTAGTAAATATACCGATGAATATCGTGTAGCATTAACTGAATTGATCGAACAAAAAATAGCTGGAGAAAGCATCGATGTCATAAATGCCCCTTCTGCTACTAAATCAAATGTTATAGATCTAATGGCGGCATTACAAGCTAGCTTAGAAGTCACCAAACCCCAACCACCAACACCATCTCCTAAGCGTAAAAAAAGAACTAAAAAGGAAAATGTATCATGA
- a CDS encoding YfhD family protein translates to MELCKCEVIILNKDNEQKKAIPSSKNEDVEFAIDQADQNDLEALKRAEAADQRQESK, encoded by the coding sequence ATGGAATTATGCAAATGTGAGGTGATAATTTTGAATAAGGATAATGAACAAAAGAAAGCTATACCTAGCTCAAAAAATGAAGATGTAGAATTTGCAATTGATCAGGCCGATCAAAATGATTTGGAAGCATTGAAAAGAGCAGAAGCAGCAGATCAGCGTCAGGAATCAAAGTAA
- a CDS encoding AAA family ATPase has product MSSKVISSEPYVSTRSSRQINVVLRNHEPLQMINDAHIIEEKHDSEEKTVAAPNIYAEFEEQLNQMVGMDQVKQIVYEIFALLQITKMRQEAGLNGSAQVYHMIFKGNPGTGKTTIARIVAKLFQKMGVLSKGHLIEVERADLVGEYIGHTAQKTRDLVKKAMGGVLFIDEAYSLARGGEKDFGKEAIDTLVKHMEDSKNQFILILAGYPFEIEQFLMTNPGLPSRFPIMIDFPDYTVDQLMQIGELMIKERDYSLSQHAMFKLRQLVMQAKQSEQFSFSNARYVRNLLEKAIRQHAVRLMGQYPKYPPSRNELISIRSEDIKL; this is encoded by the coding sequence ATGAGTAGTAAAGTGATTTCAAGTGAGCCTTACGTATCCACTCGTTCATCACGTCAGATTAATGTGGTGTTACGAAATCATGAACCGCTCCAAATGATAAACGATGCTCACATAATAGAAGAAAAGCATGATAGCGAAGAAAAAACAGTTGCCGCACCTAACATTTACGCTGAATTTGAAGAGCAATTAAATCAGATGGTTGGGATGGATCAAGTTAAACAAATCGTATATGAAATTTTTGCATTGTTGCAAATAACGAAAATGCGTCAAGAGGCTGGTTTGAATGGTTCGGCACAAGTGTATCACATGATCTTCAAAGGAAATCCTGGAACAGGGAAAACAACGATTGCGCGTATTGTGGCGAAATTGTTTCAGAAAATGGGAGTGCTCTCAAAAGGTCATCTCATCGAGGTCGAACGTGCTGATCTCGTAGGTGAATATATTGGGCATACGGCTCAAAAAACTAGAGATTTAGTTAAGAAGGCGATGGGTGGAGTATTATTTATAGATGAAGCTTATAGTCTTGCAAGAGGCGGAGAAAAGGATTTTGGCAAAGAAGCGATCGATACACTTGTAAAGCATATGGAAGATTCGAAAAATCAATTTATTCTTATTCTAGCTGGCTATCCATTCGAAATTGAACAGTTTCTAATGACTAACCCCGGCTTACCATCTAGATTTCCCATCATGATTGATTTTCCTGATTATACGGTTGATCAATTAATGCAAATTGGTGAGTTGATGATCAAAGAAAGAGATTATTCCCTTTCCCAACATGCGATGTTCAAGTTACGTCAGCTTGTGATGCAAGCGAAGCAAAGCGAACAATTCTCATTCAGTAATGCTCGTTATGTAAGGAACTTGCTAGAGAAGGCAATAAGACAACATGCCGTTCGTCTCATGGGGCAGTATCCAAAGTATCCGCCTTCTAGAAATGAATTAATTAGTATTCGTTCTGAAGATATTAAGTTATAA
- a CDS encoding YdcF family protein gives MKVNQVNRSKLPSDNESYEDSEVVVKKVKRPRKKIGFFGKCFRLFILFISLIFIWCLYCYGLLLYGNKDGSLQHADAGIVLGAALWNNVPSPALRERLDAAITLYEEGTIDYIILSGGKGSNASLLSEAEGMRDYLIKAGIPDEKLLLEKQSTDTYENLLFSYEVAKQHNLNSFIIITHNYHGERSADIATFLNMENVQVNGVKTQVLNESYHYTREVLAYTKWQLNKLLSPLGIYF, from the coding sequence ATGAAAGTCAACCAAGTAAATCGTTCGAAATTGCCAAGCGATAACGAATCTTATGAAGATTCAGAAGTAGTTGTTAAGAAAGTGAAGCGACCTCGAAAGAAAATAGGTTTCTTTGGGAAATGTTTTCGTCTATTTATTTTATTTATTTCACTTATATTTATATGGTGTCTATATTGTTATGGATTGCTTCTGTATGGAAACAAAGATGGTTCACTTCAACATGCTGATGCGGGAATTGTATTAGGTGCAGCACTATGGAACAATGTTCCGAGTCCAGCTTTACGAGAACGGCTAGATGCGGCGATAACTCTGTACGAAGAAGGAACGATAGATTACATAATACTTAGTGGGGGTAAAGGTTCTAATGCTTCATTATTATCAGAAGCAGAAGGGATGCGTGATTATCTTATAAAAGCAGGTATTCCTGATGAGAAACTATTACTAGAAAAACAATCTACTGATACATATGAAAATCTATTATTCAGTTATGAGGTAGCCAAACAACATAATCTGAATTCGTTCATCATCATTACTCATAATTATCATGGTGAGCGTTCTGCTGACATTGCAACATTTTTAAATATGGAAAATGTCCAAGTAAATGGCGTAAAAACGCAAGTGTTGAATGAGTCATATCATTACACTAGAGAAGTGTTAGCTTATACGAAATGGCAATTGAATAAATTACTTTCACCATTAGGCATATACTTTTGA
- a CDS encoding (S)-benzoin forming benzil reductase, with translation MKYFIITGTSRGIGEAMANQLMADNHHIFCISRTKNERLIERAREKNVRLSYYPFDLNDIGKIDSLSDEIFSAITRDAEITAIYLINNAGMLSPVAPIEQNTANSIIENVNVNLIAPMILTSNFIRYSQEIDINKRIMNISSASARYLMPAQSCYSTSKAGLDSFSKSVSIEQSNQLYPTKVISVYPGMIDTQLQAEIRSVSKENFPYVDQFIQLAQEGKLQTPEYTAAKLIDLLFEVNFGNTVVVENL, from the coding sequence TTGAAATATTTTATTATTACAGGTACATCTAGAGGTATTGGAGAAGCAATGGCCAATCAATTAATGGCTGATAATCATCATATATTTTGCATATCAAGGACTAAAAATGAACGGCTGATTGAACGAGCAAGAGAGAAAAATGTTAGGTTGAGTTACTACCCCTTTGACCTTAATGATATAGGTAAAATTGATAGTCTATCCGATGAGATATTTAGCGCAATTACACGTGATGCAGAAATAACAGCTATATACCTAATAAACAATGCAGGTATGTTATCTCCTGTGGCACCAATTGAACAAAACACAGCTAACAGCATTATAGAGAATGTGAATGTAAATTTGATTGCTCCAATGATTTTAACGTCGAATTTCATCAGGTATTCACAAGAAATAGACATAAACAAGCGGATTATGAATATTTCATCAGCTTCTGCCCGTTATCTCATGCCAGCACAAAGCTGTTACAGTACATCGAAAGCGGGTTTGGATTCATTCTCCAAGAGCGTGAGCATAGAGCAGTCAAATCAGTTGTATCCCACCAAGGTTATCTCTGTATATCCAGGGATGATAGATACACAATTACAAGCTGAGATTCGTTCAGTGAGTAAAGAAAATTTTCCTTATGTAGATCAATTTATACAATTAGCACAAGAGGGGAAGTTACAAACACCAGAATATACAGCTGCGAAATTAATTGACTTACTTTTTGAAGTGAATTTTGGAAATACCGTAGTTGTTGAAAACTTATAA
- a CDS encoding MerR family transcriptional regulator, producing MADDIRRNMALFPIGIVMKLTDLTARQIRYYEQHELIVPARTGGNQRLFSFNDVERLLEIKSLIEKGVNIAGIKQVMNPVSKESEEATIVSEQSEVKRREMSDTQLHRMLKQQLIEKRPGQTSIIQGQLSRFLHKR from the coding sequence ATGGCTGACGATATTCGTAGAAACATGGCATTGTTCCCAATTGGTATTGTAATGAAGCTTACCGATCTAACGGCAAGACAAATTCGTTATTATGAACAGCATGAGCTGATTGTTCCTGCAAGAACTGGTGGTAACCAGCGTTTATTCTCATTTAATGATGTAGAAAGACTACTTGAAATAAAGTCGCTTATTGAAAAAGGCGTCAATATTGCTGGAATCAAGCAAGTTATGAATCCGGTGTCAAAAGAATCTGAAGAAGCTACGATTGTAAGTGAACAATCGGAAGTGAAGCGTCGTGAAATGTCTGATACACAGCTTCACCGTATGCTAAAACAACAATTGATTGAGAAAAGACCAGGTCAAACATCAATCATTCAAGGTCAATTATCTAGATTTTTGCATAAGCGTTAA
- a CDS encoding methionine gamma-lyase family protein, protein MKQQRSETWKELEILVEQTELEIRQAFLDIERISEQNQWKVIEAFQNHKVSDFHFAGSTGYGYNDRGREVLDLVYADVFGAEQALVRPHFASGTHTISCALFGVLRPGDELLYITGKPYDTLHKVIGKGQDGSGSLADWGISYQSIDLLEDGQVDWNTVEGSIKSNTKVIGIQRSRGYDWRASFNIAQIQEMVTRIREIAPHVIIFVDNCYGEFTELLEPTEVGVDLMAGSLIKNPGGGIAETGGYIAGKKQYVEAASYRLTAPGIGGEVGAMLGTLRGMYQGLFLASHLVSQAVKGSVLAAAVFEKLGFETKPTWQEKRTDLIQAVRFGQADHLISFVQGIQQAAAVDSHVTPEPWDMPGYEHAVIMAAGTFIQGGSLELSADAPIREPYIAYMQGGLTYAHVKYGLLTSLEKMTINGLIVTKPYTG, encoded by the coding sequence ATGAAACAACAACGCAGCGAGACATGGAAAGAACTTGAAATATTAGTAGAACAAACTGAATTAGAAATTAGACAAGCATTTCTTGATATAGAGCGTATAAGTGAGCAAAATCAATGGAAAGTTATTGAGGCGTTCCAAAATCATAAGGTAAGTGATTTTCATTTTGCTGGATCAACTGGATATGGTTACAATGACCGAGGTCGTGAAGTGCTAGATCTTGTGTATGCCGATGTTTTTGGCGCTGAACAAGCTTTAGTTCGTCCACATTTTGCTTCTGGAACACATACGATTAGTTGCGCCTTATTCGGAGTGTTGCGCCCTGGAGACGAATTGTTATATATAACTGGGAAACCTTACGATACGTTGCATAAAGTAATAGGAAAAGGTCAAGACGGTTCAGGTTCATTAGCTGATTGGGGAATTTCTTATCAATCCATTGATTTGTTAGAAGATGGACAAGTGGATTGGAATACCGTAGAAGGTAGTATTAAGTCTAATACGAAAGTCATTGGCATCCAACGTTCTCGCGGATATGATTGGAGAGCGTCATTCAATATTGCGCAAATCCAAGAGATGGTTACACGTATTCGCGAAATTGCACCACATGTCATTATTTTTGTAGACAATTGCTATGGTGAGTTTACTGAGTTGTTAGAACCAACAGAAGTTGGTGTTGATCTGATGGCAGGTTCATTGATCAAAAATCCAGGAGGCGGTATTGCAGAGACGGGTGGATACATTGCAGGTAAGAAGCAATATGTAGAGGCAGCATCCTATCGCCTAACAGCTCCAGGCATCGGCGGTGAGGTAGGTGCAATGCTTGGTACGTTACGTGGGATGTACCAAGGGTTATTTTTAGCATCGCATCTAGTGTCTCAAGCAGTAAAAGGAAGTGTACTAGCTGCAGCAGTGTTTGAAAAGCTTGGATTTGAGACAAAACCAACATGGCAAGAGAAACGAACGGATCTAATTCAAGCGGTTCGCTTTGGACAAGCTGATCATCTCATCTCCTTTGTACAAGGTATTCAGCAAGCGGCAGCAGTCGACTCACATGTTACTCCTGAGCCATGGGATATGCCAGGATATGAGCATGCAGTTATTATGGCAGCGGGAACATTTATACAAGGTGGAAGTCTAGAATTATCTGCTGATGCACCAATTCGCGAACCATATATTGCCTATATGCAAGGCGGATTGACATATGCTCATGTCAAATATGGTCTCCTAACTTCATTAGAAAAGATGACGATTAATGGCTTAATTGTGACCAAACCTTACACAGGTTGA
- a CDS encoding TetR/AcrR family transcriptional regulator, translated as MIASKVGITKPSIYYHFKTKEDLISRTFEHIFRDHHFYTYFKMDLVTKENFIEVLYQGGLEMLPDDNQEHFAMLRVLSEFMILAEREELYRMRLMNIQQDFLNGFRDLLLKGVELGLVPSRNVDYKAHMLALVIDNISRCMMMNFTMDYEGVWKEVVNSVLIKDVSTE; from the coding sequence ATGATTGCAAGTAAAGTTGGTATAACAAAGCCTTCAATTTACTATCATTTCAAGACCAAGGAAGACCTTATAAGCCGGACTTTTGAGCATATTTTTAGAGATCATCATTTCTACACTTACTTTAAGATGGATTTAGTAACTAAAGAGAATTTTATAGAGGTATTGTATCAAGGCGGCTTAGAAATGCTGCCGGATGACAATCAAGAACATTTTGCAATGTTGAGGGTTTTAAGTGAATTTATGATATTAGCGGAACGTGAAGAGCTTTACAGAATGCGTTTAATGAACATACAGCAAGATTTTTTGAATGGATTTCGTGACCTGTTATTAAAGGGGGTAGAATTAGGATTAGTACCTTCGCGAAATGTAGATTACAAGGCTCATATGCTCGCATTAGTCATTGATAATATATCCCGATGTATGATGATGAACTTCACTATGGATTATGAGGGAGTTTGGAAGGAAGTAGTGAATAGTGTTCTTATAAAAGATGTGAGCACAGAGTGA
- a CDS encoding complement C1q domain-containing protein — translation MGYYGPHKRKHNGYKNNNFNHNTNNNTFYLTGGLAPVTPEPTSGFRAINNTVSQPLAANTFVKVLFPTEQFDLENEYDPTTSIFIPKSPGVYSIIASINFSPTIPFQNYRARVEIHLNGGAAVAIDNDFFGPTLPAFVNVASVSAILQLNAGDRVEVFATANIAGTLEGPNVADAGAGSNFQAARFKS, via the coding sequence ATGGGTTACTACGGTCCTCACAAAAGGAAGCATAACGGATACAAGAACAATAATTTCAATCACAATACAAACAACAATACTTTTTATTTAACTGGTGGACTAGCACCGGTCACTCCTGAACCAACCTCTGGGTTTAGAGCTATTAATAATACAGTTTCTCAACCCCTTGCCGCAAACACTTTTGTAAAAGTCTTATTCCCCACGGAACAATTCGATTTAGAAAATGAATACGATCCAACAACATCTATATTTATCCCTAAATCACCAGGTGTATATTCCATTATTGCGAGTATTAATTTCTCTCCAACAATTCCCTTCCAAAATTACAGAGCACGTGTTGAAATTCATCTGAATGGCGGAGCAGCCGTCGCAATTGATAATGACTTCTTTGGTCCAACATTACCCGCTTTCGTTAATGTAGCAAGTGTCTCTGCTATTCTTCAATTAAATGCAGGAGACCGAGTAGAAGTTTTTGCTACAGCTAACATTGCAGGAACGCTTGAAGGGCCAAATGTTGCCGATGCTGGCGCTGGCTCGAATTTTCAAGCAGCTAGATTCAAATCATAA
- a CDS encoding DNA ligase encodes MIDMPLPAVPMAPVNSSEIPIGPEWRYQIKWDGVRTLVRLDGNGGVELFSKRVEPRNDTFPEIVELLKPLRIGACVLDGEIAYFDGTRPNFQRVRLGVSKKKFDNSLIFVAFDILYDQGVDIRGLTFIERFERLQRYFPKPQPRLMVSDIFDDGQGLWDWLHEREWEGIISKKIDSPYVEGKGHKYWYKKRKELRLHVDVVGIKLKNGLVSSLILRYKDKYIGHVSGLDQASKRLILEFATEHQGVCPFEKKPKYDALWLSVPFVCKVAALEFSENGLLRQPKLLGFGV; translated from the coding sequence ATGATTGATATGCCTCTTCCAGCTGTACCAATGGCCCCAGTCAACTCTAGTGAGATTCCTATTGGACCAGAATGGCGTTATCAAATTAAATGGGACGGAGTTCGAACTCTAGTCAGATTAGATGGTAACGGCGGTGTGGAGTTATTTTCCAAGCGTGTAGAGCCACGTAATGATACTTTTCCCGAGATTGTTGAACTACTTAAGCCATTAAGAATCGGAGCTTGCGTACTAGATGGAGAAATAGCTTATTTTGATGGGACTCGGCCCAATTTTCAGAGGGTACGTCTTGGCGTAAGTAAGAAGAAATTTGATAATTCATTGATCTTTGTTGCATTTGACATTCTCTACGATCAAGGCGTAGATATTAGAGGTTTAACATTTATTGAACGATTCGAACGGTTGCAACGGTACTTTCCAAAGCCACAGCCTAGACTTATGGTTTCAGATATTTTTGACGATGGTCAAGGTTTATGGGATTGGCTACACGAGCGTGAATGGGAAGGTATTATTTCCAAGAAAATTGATAGCCCGTATGTAGAAGGTAAAGGTCATAAGTATTGGTATAAGAAGAGAAAAGAACTTAGATTGCATGTTGATGTTGTCGGCATTAAGCTCAAAAACGGATTAGTATCTAGTCTCATATTACGTTACAAAGATAAATACATTGGACACGTCTCTGGTTTAGACCAAGCCTCTAAAAGACTGATTCTAGAGTTTGCTACTGAACATCAGGGTGTATGTCCTTTTGAGAAAAAACCTAAATATGATGCGTTATGGCTAAGTGTCCCTTTCGTTTGTAAAGTAGCAGCTTTGGAATTTAGTGAAAATGGATTGTTACGGCAACCTAAACTTCTTGGTTTCGGAGTTTAA
- a CDS encoding copper amine oxidase N-terminal domain-containing protein, with protein sequence MKKFSCVFICVALLIPLISFIPSTVHAESVTYTSPEGIVFRSEAPGWTKSDLITLYKSFITRNRTGKELASLQGIVVAKGNGCGELKDASGCYRSDGVIYLNYGESWTVAETPHTVLSHEYGHHFSNYWLSIYDEKWLRLREIKDYPILYTRAQTTSTQEHTWSLHEIMADDYAALYGEKEQRRTAQIINGDMPRMTDVENELIPHVNELPKLQAYIQELTGLVPDGQIETNVVPQLVSFTPEYRENSWFYRIEFTAATIDPNKNLTYYFTVGRFSDKISHTGTTNIVHYFENSLPVIGSEDIRYLRPAMNPDVVQLIAYDPISMLHTRSKQYLYDFTTLEEPFAIPATKKTMIYRYGQKVRTYDWSNIIGVQVFINNVQVYFSKKPVIINGSTQVPMREVFERLGANVTWNQNNKTATATKNGKTLILEASQVTTIDNSLFVPLRMISEFFDMTVRWDKDTSSVYIK encoded by the coding sequence TTGAAAAAATTTTCTTGTGTATTTATCTGTGTAGCACTACTTATCCCCTTAATCTCATTTATTCCTTCAACCGTCCATGCTGAAAGTGTCACGTATACTTCCCCTGAAGGCATAGTATTTCGGAGTGAAGCCCCAGGTTGGACCAAATCTGATTTAATTACACTATACAAAAGTTTTATTACACGTAATCGAACTGGTAAAGAGTTAGCATCCCTCCAGGGTATTGTTGTTGCAAAAGGTAATGGTTGTGGTGAATTGAAAGATGCTTCTGGATGTTATAGATCAGATGGAGTCATTTACTTAAATTACGGTGAATCTTGGACAGTAGCAGAAACTCCTCACACTGTTCTATCTCACGAGTACGGTCATCATTTTTCTAACTATTGGCTATCTATTTATGATGAAAAATGGTTGCGTCTACGTGAGATAAAAGATTACCCAATTCTGTATACTAGAGCGCAAACAACTAGTACGCAGGAGCATACTTGGTCCTTACATGAAATTATGGCGGATGACTATGCTGCACTTTACGGGGAAAAGGAGCAAAGAAGGACCGCTCAGATCATTAATGGAGATATGCCTAGAATGACTGACGTAGAAAATGAACTCATTCCTCATGTTAATGAATTACCTAAATTACAAGCCTATATCCAAGAACTTACAGGGCTTGTCCCTGATGGACAGATTGAAACTAATGTGGTACCACAATTAGTTTCATTCACCCCAGAATATCGAGAAAATTCTTGGTTTTATCGTATTGAATTTACTGCAGCGACTATTGATCCTAACAAAAATCTAACCTATTATTTCACAGTTGGTCGTTTTTCAGATAAAATATCACATACAGGGACAACTAACATCGTCCATTATTTTGAAAATTCACTACCCGTTATTGGCTCTGAAGATATTCGTTACCTTCGACCTGCGATGAACCCTGATGTCGTTCAACTTATCGCATATGATCCTATCTCTATGCTCCATACACGATCTAAACAATACCTTTACGATTTCACTACACTCGAGGAACCTTTTGCTATTCCTGCTACAAAGAAAACGATGATTTATCGTTATGGGCAAAAAGTTCGTACATATGACTGGTCTAACATTATTGGTGTGCAAGTCTTTATTAATAATGTCCAGGTCTACTTTAGTAAAAAACCTGTAATTATCAACGGTTCAACACAAGTTCCTATGCGTGAAGTATTTGAACGATTAGGTGCAAACGTCACATGGAACCAAAACAATAAAACAGCTACAGCTACGAAAAATGGAAAAACTCTCATTCTTGAAGCATCACAAGTGACGACGATTGACAATTCCTTATTTGTTCCGCTTAGGATGATAAGCGAGTTTTTCGATATGACGGTACGTTGGGATAAAGATACTTCATCAGTTTATATTAAGTAA
- the glnA gene encoding type I glutamate--ammonia ligase: protein MGYTKEDIKRITKEQNVRFIRLQFTDLLGAVKNVEIPVSQLDKALDNKMMFDGSSIEGYVRIEESDMYLYPDLDTWVVFPWVTEDRIARLICDIYMPDGTPFAGDPRGILKRALKEAEEMGYTSMNVGPEPEFFLFKTDEKGNPTTELNDHGGYFDLAPMDMGENCRRDIVLTLEEMGFEIEASHHEVAPGQHEIDFKYADAIRAADQIQTFKLVVKTVARVHGLHASFMPKPLYGANGSGMHCHVSLFDGNENKFYDESDKLGLSSDARHFMAGVMSHARAMAAIMNPTVNSYKRLVPGYEAPCYVAWSASNRSPMIRIPASRGISTRVEVRNPDPAANPYLTLAVVLKAGLDGIRNKTPLVAPTDRNIYIMSEEERLDENIHSLPNDLREALNELLRSDVICEALGDHALAHFYELKEIEWDMYRTQVHQWELDQYLTHY, encoded by the coding sequence ATGGGTTACACGAAAGAGGACATTAAACGTATTACGAAAGAACAAAATGTACGATTCATTCGCTTGCAGTTTACAGATTTACTTGGTGCAGTGAAAAATGTGGAAATCCCTGTAAGTCAACTAGACAAAGCACTTGATAATAAAATGATGTTCGATGGATCTTCTATTGAAGGATATGTACGTATCGAAGAGTCAGATATGTATCTGTATCCAGATCTAGACACTTGGGTTGTATTCCCTTGGGTAACTGAAGATCGTATTGCTCGTCTAATTTGCGATATATATATGCCTGATGGAACGCCTTTTGCAGGGGATCCACGTGGCATCTTGAAACGTGCATTGAAAGAAGCAGAGGAAATGGGCTATACAAGCATGAATGTTGGTCCAGAACCAGAATTCTTCTTATTCAAAACAGATGAAAAAGGCAATCCGACTACAGAATTGAATGATCATGGTGGTTACTTTGATCTAGCACCAATGGATATGGGCGAAAACTGTCGTCGTGATATCGTTCTTACATTAGAAGAAATGGGATTTGAAATTGAAGCATCTCACCATGAGGTTGCTCCAGGTCAACATGAAATTGACTTTAAGTATGCAGATGCTATCCGCGCTGCTGATCAAATTCAAACATTTAAATTAGTTGTAAAAACAGTAGCACGTGTACATGGTCTACATGCCTCATTTATGCCTAAGCCGTTATACGGTGCAAATGGTTCAGGTATGCATTGTCATGTTTCTTTATTCGATGGGAATGAGAACAAGTTCTACGATGAGAGTGATAAACTAGGATTAAGTTCAGACGCACGTCACTTTATGGCTGGTGTTATGAGCCATGCACGTGCTATGGCTGCTATTATGAACCCTACTGTTAACTCTTACAAACGTCTAGTTCCTGGTTATGAAGCACCATGTTACGTAGCTTGGTCAGCGAGCAATCGTTCACCAATGATTCGTATTCCTGCTTCTCGTGGTATTTCTACGCGTGTAGAAGTTCGTAACCCAGATCCTGCTGCTAACCCTTATCTAACACTTGCTGTGGTATTGAAAGCGGGTCTAGATGGTATTCGTAATAAAACACCTTTAGTAGCTCCAACTGATCGTAATATTTATATTATGTCAGAAGAAGAGCGTTTGGATGAAAATATTCACAGCTTACCTAACGATCTTCGTGAAGCATTGAATGAACTACTTCGTAGTGATGTCATCTGTGAAGCACTAGGCGATCATGCACTAGCTCACTTCTATGAATTGAAAGAGATTGAATGGGATATGTACCGCACACAAGTTCACCAATGGGAACTTGATCAATATTTGACTCATTACTAA